One Sodalinema gerasimenkoae IPPAS B-353 DNA segment encodes these proteins:
- a CDS encoding efflux RND transporter periplasmic adaptor subunit, whose product MLAWPAQVLAHPGHDHGAEFELDSPMTTTPDQGIEVDAETQQRLGLVIEPVQRQVLELGIQTTAEIETEPNRRVSVNAPVNGALVELLVQPGDWVAQGQALAVVKAPELIDLRVRSQQEQIQRDGELRQAQASLTLAQRNYERQQQISQTEIDAAERQVQLSQERYDRDRELAAAGAIPQQQVLQSQAELAQARHQLSRAQGRQDLLEAEADLDRAQSAVEQSQSQLNLSSRAYDSRLEQLNSPADDQGRVTVTAPISGTIAQRHVSQGQTVEEAVTPLLEIINGERLLVTADVHERDIAEISEGQGVRVTVASQPGQVFQGWVTIIGSAINPDSRTLPVTAELSDRSDSLKPGLFAELEILTDRTSEAVLTVPSTAVVEANAQEMVFVQNGDRFEPVEVTTGDTAGDRIVIERGLFEGDQVVVQGALQLYAQSLRGGDGPVPDHDHDHEPDASSEDGSGSSTWFLVGAGTLVVVAFALGRGSRRDVSPSSITLEDVLEQPEEESESRETVGRN is encoded by the coding sequence ATGCTGGCTTGGCCGGCCCAGGTCTTGGCTCACCCCGGCCATGATCATGGCGCGGAATTTGAGCTAGACTCGCCCATGACGACAACGCCCGATCAGGGGATTGAGGTGGATGCCGAGACGCAACAGCGACTGGGATTAGTCATCGAACCGGTGCAGCGGCAGGTTTTGGAACTGGGGATCCAGACCACCGCCGAGATTGAAACCGAACCCAACCGCCGAGTTTCCGTCAATGCCCCCGTTAATGGGGCCTTAGTGGAACTATTAGTGCAGCCGGGGGATTGGGTGGCTCAAGGACAAGCCCTGGCGGTGGTGAAAGCCCCCGAGTTGATTGATTTACGGGTGCGATCGCAACAAGAACAAATTCAGCGCGACGGGGAACTGCGCCAGGCCCAAGCCAGCCTCACCTTAGCTCAACGCAATTATGAGCGACAGCAGCAGATTAGCCAAACAGAAATTGACGCCGCTGAACGTCAGGTGCAATTAAGCCAAGAACGCTATGACCGCGATCGCGAATTGGCCGCAGCGGGGGCGATTCCCCAGCAACAAGTTTTACAGTCCCAAGCCGAGTTAGCCCAAGCGCGTCATCAACTCAGCCGCGCTCAGGGCCGTCAAGACCTCTTAGAAGCCGAAGCCGACCTTGATCGCGCCCAATCGGCTGTGGAACAGTCTCAATCCCAACTCAATCTCAGCAGCCGCGCCTATGACAGTCGTCTCGAACAACTCAACAGTCCCGCCGATGACCAAGGACGAGTTACCGTCACTGCTCCCATTTCGGGAACAATTGCCCAGCGTCACGTGAGCCAGGGGCAAACGGTCGAAGAGGCGGTTACCCCTTTGTTGGAGATCATCAATGGAGAACGCCTGTTGGTGACGGCGGATGTTCACGAACGGGATATCGCTGAGATTTCTGAGGGACAAGGGGTGCGGGTTACCGTCGCCAGTCAGCCGGGACAGGTGTTTCAGGGTTGGGTGACGATTATAGGGTCTGCCATTAACCCCGACAGCCGCACCCTCCCTGTGACCGCTGAATTAAGCGATCGCAGTGACTCCCTCAAGCCAGGACTGTTTGCCGAGTTGGAGATTCTAACCGATCGCACCTCAGAGGCCGTTCTCACGGTTCCCAGCACGGCTGTGGTTGAGGCCAACGCTCAAGAGATGGTCTTTGTACAAAATGGCGATCGCTTTGAACCGGTGGAGGTCACCACCGGCGACACGGCGGGCGATCGCATCGTCATTGAGCGTGGTTTGTTTGAGGGGGATCAGGTCGTTGTTCAGGGCGCGCTACAACTCTATGCCCAATCCTTGCGGGGTGGGGATGGGCCTGTTCCAGACCATGACCATGACCATGAACCAGACGCGTCATCCGAGGACGGCTCAGGCTCGTCTACCTGGTTCCTCGTCGGGGCCGGAACCCTCGTCGTTGTGGCCTTTGCCCTGGGGCGGGGATCTCGCCGGGATGTCTCCCCAAGCTCCATTACCCTAGAGGATGTCCTAGAGCAGCCCGAGGAGGAGTCAGAATCCCGAGAAACCGTGGGGAGGAACTAA
- a CDS encoding efflux RND transporter permease subunit — translation MLNRILHWSIAHRVIIVILAVLLSLIGSYNLRQMPLDVFPDFAPPQVEIQTEAPGLAPEDVEALITLPIERAMNGIAGVTTVRSTSIAGTSAVQVIFSWDTDVYQARQLITERLQQVQDQLPEGSEMPHLSPLNSPLGIILQYAITAEDTSLMELWQQVDRQVKPRLLAVPGVTQITLFGGDEPQYQVWVDPEKLTALGVSLEAVSEAVAAANQNAPGGFLIDSDQELLIRGLGRIQDLDDLREAVISSRQGRPIRVGDVAQVQLGAALKRGNGGLNGEPALVLLINKQPLTDTLQVTEAVEAAMEEIRLSLPEDVTIRRSFRQGDFIEASITNVSQSLRDGIVIVSVILLLFLMNWRTALITLSAIPLSLLICLMLLNGFGLTVNTMTLGGLAVAIGSVVDDSIVDMENCYRGLRHNQQSDNPKTPLQVVYETSVEVRTSVLFSTVIIAVIFAPIFSLTGVEGRIFAPMGIAYLLAIFASSLVALTLSPALCALLLANCPLPDDETWMARSSQRLYRPLLLMVLNRPAWILFGAGAALVAALVVLPSLGRVFLPEFQERSLVVSLDLFPGSSLAATDRTGFAIQTALKEDPRFETIQMRSGRSPGDPHIVGSNFAELDIELSAAGMVNRDETLAALRQELARVPGVAANVGGFISHRMDEVLSGVRSAIAVKIFGPDLAELRRLGTEVRSQMASIEGVVDLQLAPQLPIRQLHIQFNRSAAARYGVTIASLSQTVETALNGRVVSQVLENQQILDVVVWLPPEARNTLGQIQDLPVDTPSGQRIPLGQLAQVEYGTGPNLIRREDVSRLIVLSANVAERDLGTVIEEMQDTIAAQVTFPPGYFIQYGGQFESEQAARENLLLFGGMAIAVIAVLMYVTVRSLPATVMILLNLPLALVGGILSVALGGGILSVASLVGFITLFGVATRNGLLLVDNYNRKLALGLPLHRVIFLGSTERLTAILMTAFTSALGMLPLAIGVGPGQEILQPLAIVVLGGLFTSTALTLLVLPALYAQFGRGLVPQHLPSREPPAKTLVLSQGGETGRSR, via the coding sequence ATGCTTAACCGCATTCTCCATTGGTCGATCGCCCATCGGGTCATCATTGTCATCCTGGCCGTTCTCCTAAGCCTCATCGGCAGTTACAACCTGCGCCAGATGCCTCTCGATGTCTTCCCTGACTTCGCCCCCCCACAAGTAGAAATCCAAACGGAGGCCCCAGGATTAGCCCCCGAAGATGTCGAAGCCCTCATCACCCTCCCCATTGAACGGGCCATGAATGGGATTGCGGGGGTGACCACCGTGCGATCGACGTCCATTGCCGGAACCTCGGCGGTGCAGGTGATTTTCTCCTGGGATACAGATGTCTACCAAGCTCGACAACTGATTACCGAGCGACTTCAACAAGTCCAAGATCAGCTCCCTGAGGGCAGTGAAATGCCCCACCTCTCGCCCCTCAACTCCCCCCTGGGCATTATTCTGCAATATGCCATCACCGCTGAGGACACCTCCCTGATGGAGTTATGGCAACAGGTCGATCGCCAGGTCAAACCCCGACTGCTGGCGGTTCCCGGTGTGACCCAAATTACTCTCTTTGGGGGAGATGAACCTCAATATCAGGTTTGGGTGGATCCGGAGAAACTCACCGCTTTGGGAGTTAGTTTAGAGGCCGTCAGCGAAGCCGTGGCCGCCGCCAATCAGAACGCTCCGGGAGGCTTCTTAATTGATAGCGATCAGGAATTGCTCATCCGTGGCCTAGGACGGATTCAGGACCTGGACGATTTACGAGAGGCGGTTATCAGCAGCCGCCAGGGTCGTCCGATCCGGGTGGGGGATGTGGCTCAAGTCCAGCTCGGGGCAGCTCTTAAGCGGGGGAATGGGGGTCTCAATGGGGAACCGGCGTTGGTGCTGTTGATTAACAAGCAACCTCTGACGGATACGCTGCAAGTCACGGAAGCGGTAGAAGCCGCGATGGAGGAAATCCGCCTCAGTTTGCCTGAGGATGTCACGATTCGCCGTAGCTTCCGCCAAGGGGATTTTATCGAAGCGTCCATTACCAATGTCAGCCAATCCCTACGAGATGGGATTGTGATTGTTTCTGTGATTTTGCTGCTGTTTCTGATGAACTGGCGCACGGCCCTGATTACCCTCAGTGCAATTCCCCTGTCCCTCTTGATCTGTTTAATGCTGCTCAATGGTTTCGGCTTAACGGTCAATACCATGACCCTCGGCGGATTGGCGGTGGCCATCGGCTCAGTGGTGGATGATTCGATTGTGGATATGGAGAACTGTTATCGGGGCTTACGACACAATCAACAGTCGGACAATCCGAAAACGCCGTTACAGGTGGTCTATGAAACCTCGGTGGAGGTGCGCACCAGTGTGTTGTTTTCCACGGTGATTATTGCGGTCATTTTTGCGCCGATTTTTTCCTTAACGGGGGTTGAAGGACGGATTTTTGCCCCGATGGGGATTGCCTATTTGCTGGCGATTTTTGCCTCAAGTTTGGTGGCGTTAACCCTCTCCCCGGCGCTCTGTGCCCTCTTACTGGCCAATTGTCCTTTACCCGATGACGAGACCTGGATGGCCCGCAGCAGTCAACGGCTGTATCGTCCGCTGCTGTTAATGGTGCTGAATCGGCCGGCCTGGATTCTCTTTGGGGCGGGGGCGGCCTTGGTGGCGGCGTTGGTCGTGCTGCCGAGTTTGGGACGGGTGTTTTTGCCGGAGTTTCAGGAGCGATCGCTGGTGGTGTCGCTGGATTTGTTTCCCGGAAGTTCTCTGGCGGCCACCGATCGCACGGGCTTTGCAATTCAAACGGCTCTCAAGGAGGATCCCCGCTTTGAGACAATTCAGATGCGATCAGGCCGCAGTCCCGGAGATCCCCATATTGTGGGTTCCAATTTTGCGGAGTTAGATATTGAGTTGAGTGCGGCAGGAATGGTGAACCGGGACGAGACGCTGGCAGCACTGCGCCAGGAGTTGGCTCGGGTTCCTGGGGTGGCGGCGAATGTGGGGGGCTTTATTTCTCACCGCATGGATGAGGTGTTGTCGGGGGTTCGCAGTGCGATCGCGGTGAAGATTTTTGGCCCGGATTTGGCGGAGTTGCGCCGCTTGGGTACGGAGGTGCGATCGCAGATGGCCTCGATTGAGGGGGTGGTGGATTTACAGTTAGCCCCGCAATTGCCCATCCGTCAATTGCATATTCAGTTTAATCGTTCGGCGGCGGCCCGTTACGGTGTGACGATCGCCAGTCTTTCGCAAACGGTGGAAACCGCCCTCAATGGACGAGTGGTGTCCCAGGTGTTAGAGAACCAACAGATTCTCGATGTTGTGGTTTGGCTCCCTCCCGAGGCCCGCAACACTCTCGGTCAGATTCAAGATTTACCGGTTGATACTCCCAGTGGACAACGGATTCCCCTGGGACAATTGGCTCAGGTGGAGTATGGAACGGGTCCGAATTTGATTCGCCGTGAGGATGTCTCCCGTTTGATTGTGCTGTCGGCTAATGTGGCGGAACGAGATTTGGGAACGGTGATTGAGGAGATGCAAGACACGATTGCAGCACAGGTGACTTTTCCGCCGGGCTACTTTATTCAATATGGAGGACAGTTTGAGTCGGAACAAGCCGCTCGGGAGAATTTGTTGCTGTTTGGGGGGATGGCGATCGCGGTGATTGCAGTATTGATGTATGTGACGGTGCGATCGCTCCCCGCCACAGTGATGATTCTCTTAAATCTGCCCTTGGCTTTGGTGGGTGGAATTCTCTCGGTGGCCTTGGGGGGCGGGATTCTTTCGGTGGCCTCGTTGGTTGGCTTTATTACCCTGTTTGGGGTGGCCACTCGCAATGGCCTGTTGTTGGTGGATAACTATAACCGCAAATTGGCATTAGGATTGCCCCTGCATCGGGTGATTTTTCTGGGATCTACGGAGCGGTTAACGGCGATTCTCATGACGGCGTTCACGTCTGCGTTGGGGATGTTACCGCTGGCCATTGGTGTCGGCCCGGGACAAGAGATTTTACAACCGTTGGCGATCGTGGTGTTGGGGGGCTTATTTACCTCCACCGCCTTAACTCTGTTGGTGTTACCGGCGTTATATGCCCAGTTTGGCCGAGGGTTAGTGCCGCAACATCTCCCGTCGCGGGAGCCTCCTGCAAAGACTCTAGTGCTTAGCCAGGGAGGTGAGACGGGACGCTCTCGGTAA
- a CDS encoding DUF7219 family protein: MMTHSNFLTTKRPYHGHVTSEHPEVLLFDANLQEFAQKIGYISCLETSGKLPPDLAFREVEALWKKLQETTKSLGLERGQTS; this comes from the coding sequence ATGATGACCCACTCCAACTTTTTGACAACCAAACGCCCCTACCATGGTCACGTCACCTCTGAGCATCCTGAAGTCTTATTGTTTGACGCGAATCTGCAAGAATTCGCCCAAAAGATTGGTTATATTAGCTGTTTAGAAACCAGTGGCAAACTGCCCCCAGATTTGGCATTTCGAGAAGTAGAGGCACTTTGGAAAAAACTTCAAGAAACCACAAAATCACTGGGATTAGAGCGGGGGCAAACGAGCTAA